In Micromonospora sp. NBC_01813, the following are encoded in one genomic region:
- a CDS encoding extracellular solute-binding protein gives MPERYSRRSFLSGVLATGTFTAATIYLMPGARTPREIELRLVSGVDPTGARDLLISLWNDTNPRSPLRVDTVAAGSGDERQIMLDRAQGGEVDLLNLDIIDVPEFAAKELIIPIPVSNARQATTPLHQISRVPGDDGSYWAVPFNTDVGMLFSRTDDDTPPEAPRLPELLRAIPDGTQQFVGQLRPSVSAYYEAFVVNVLEHAAAERPGVLKPVDAPGVGSVADRISQDLDLWNSALTPLREAIVAGRVLPSGDETDSRDRFAAPQSPHRYMRNWPVKYRELQQQLNPDVRAGRVRVDPLTVGVLGGQSLAVVASSPYAERAMEFITYATSEPAQKILATHGLAPTAIGAYSDANIEATVPHLDKVREAVEQALPRPAHPNYRGFSNVVKQHVELFLYDGQDLAPRFIEEMMTALQ, from the coding sequence ATGCCGGAGCGGTACTCCCGACGGTCGTTCCTCAGCGGCGTGCTGGCCACCGGGACCTTCACCGCGGCGACCATCTACCTGATGCCGGGGGCCCGCACCCCACGCGAGATCGAGCTGCGTCTGGTCTCCGGTGTCGACCCGACCGGTGCCCGGGACCTGCTGATCTCATTGTGGAACGACACCAACCCGCGGTCGCCGCTGCGGGTCGACACGGTCGCTGCCGGCTCCGGCGACGAACGCCAGATCATGCTGGACCGCGCGCAGGGCGGCGAAGTCGACCTGCTCAACCTGGACATCATCGACGTGCCGGAGTTCGCCGCCAAGGAGCTGATCATCCCGATCCCGGTCAGCAACGCCCGGCAGGCCACCACCCCACTGCACCAGATCAGCCGGGTGCCCGGCGACGACGGCAGCTACTGGGCGGTGCCGTTCAACACCGACGTCGGAATGCTGTTCAGCCGCACCGACGACGACACCCCACCCGAGGCTCCCCGGCTGCCCGAGCTGCTGCGCGCCATCCCCGACGGGACCCAGCAGTTCGTCGGACAGCTGCGTCCCAGCGTCTCGGCGTACTACGAGGCATTCGTGGTCAACGTCCTGGAACACGCCGCCGCCGAGCGGCCCGGCGTACTGAAACCGGTCGACGCCCCCGGAGTCGGGTCGGTGGCCGACCGGATCTCGCAGGACCTCGACCTCTGGAACAGCGCACTGACCCCGCTGCGGGAGGCGATCGTCGCCGGCCGGGTGTTGCCCTCCGGCGACGAGACGGATTCCCGCGACAGGTTCGCCGCACCGCAGTCGCCGCACCGCTACATGCGCAACTGGCCGGTGAAGTACCGGGAACTGCAGCAGCAGCTGAACCCGGACGTGCGGGCCGGGCGGGTGCGGGTCGACCCGCTGACCGTCGGCGTCCTCGGCGGGCAGAGTCTGGCGGTCGTGGCCAGTTCGCCGTACGCCGAGCGGGCCATGGAGTTCATCACCTACGCGACCAGCGAGCCGGCCCAGAAGATCCTCGCCACGCATGGCCTTGCCCCGACGGCGATCGGCGCGTACAGCGACGCGAACATCGAGGCGACGGTCCCGCACCTGGACAAGGTGCGCGAGGCGGTCGAGCAGGCGTTGCCCCGACCGGCGCACCCCAACTACCGGGGATTCTCCAACGTGGTCAAGCAGCACGTCGAGCTGTTCCTCTACGACGGTCAGGACCTGGCGCCACGCTTCATCGAGGAGATGATGACCGCCCTGCAGTAG
- a CDS encoding DsbA family oxidoreductase, translated as MNASSLSGPTVDDSKVNIDVWSDVICPWCYIGKRRLETALSQHPDADQVRVRWHSFQLDPAYPKGSREPVREMLARKIGATPEQVRAMHRQVSELAAQEGLTYALDRAIAVNTVDAHRLNQLAARHGLDGQMHERLMRAHLVEGAVLDDSATLVRLATEVGVDAGAAARVLASDEYAAEVAADARAARQRGATGVPFFAINDRWGISGAQPAETFAAALRTAFAAADG; from the coding sequence ATGAACGCTTCGAGCCTGAGCGGGCCGACTGTCGACGATTCGAAGGTCAACATCGATGTCTGGTCGGACGTCATCTGCCCCTGGTGCTACATCGGCAAACGGCGGCTGGAGACGGCACTGAGCCAACACCCGGACGCCGACCAGGTGCGGGTCCGCTGGCACAGCTTCCAACTCGACCCGGCCTACCCCAAGGGCAGCCGGGAACCGGTGCGGGAAATGCTGGCCAGGAAGATCGGTGCCACACCGGAGCAGGTGCGGGCCATGCACCGTCAGGTCAGCGAGTTGGCGGCGCAGGAAGGCTTGACGTACGCGTTGGACCGGGCCATCGCGGTCAACACGGTCGACGCGCACCGACTCAACCAGTTGGCGGCCCGCCACGGACTCGACGGACAGATGCACGAGCGGCTGATGCGCGCCCACCTCGTCGAGGGCGCGGTCCTCGACGACTCCGCCACCCTGGTCCGGCTCGCCACCGAGGTGGGAGTCGACGCCGGCGCGGCGGCCCGGGTGCTGGCCAGCGACGAGTACGCCGCCGAGGTGGCGGCGGACGCGCGGGCGGCCCGGCAACGGGGAGCGACCGGCGTGCCGTTCTTCGCGATCAACGACCGTTGGGGCATCTCCGGTGCGCAGCCGGCCGAGACCTTCGCCGCCGCACTGCGGACCGCGTTCGCCGCCGCGGACGGCTGA
- a CDS encoding helix-turn-helix transcriptional regulator yields the protein MSSRTRDRTGVETASIITAARTEPAPGLGADPDLIGGMRLRPDARALQLDRYGRVVRVSAGLTRWIGWTGAQLAGRPFELVLHPDRRAWFRHRFSILLTDASPHFVGLAELTATDGRLAASHVTAVAVRGTEPPADSVLVLLTPENRVRRPQLTEVGSRVLEGLAGGASTAELAASLHLSRKGVEYHVTALLRQARVANRTALVAWAYHCGVLVPGSWPPRLAPEAREHIRPRGRAASS from the coding sequence ATGAGCAGTCGAACCCGGGACCGTACCGGCGTGGAGACCGCCAGCATCATCACCGCCGCCCGTACGGAACCCGCCCCCGGCCTCGGCGCCGATCCCGACCTGATCGGTGGGATGCGGCTGCGGCCCGATGCGCGCGCACTGCAACTCGACCGGTACGGCCGGGTCGTGCGCGTGTCGGCCGGCCTGACCCGATGGATCGGCTGGACCGGCGCGCAACTCGCCGGGCGCCCGTTCGAACTGGTCCTGCACCCCGACCGGCGGGCCTGGTTCCGCCACCGGTTCAGCATTCTGCTGACCGACGCCTCGCCGCACTTCGTCGGACTGGCGGAACTGACCGCCACCGACGGACGCCTCGCGGCGAGCCACGTCACCGCCGTCGCGGTACGCGGCACCGAGCCACCGGCCGATTCGGTGCTCGTGTTGCTGACCCCGGAAAACCGGGTACGCCGACCGCAACTCACCGAGGTGGGATCCCGCGTGCTGGAAGGCCTCGCCGGCGGTGCCTCGACCGCCGAACTCGCCGCGAGTCTGCACCTGAGCCGCAAGGGCGTGGAGTACCACGTGACCGCCCTGCTGCGCCAGGCCCGGGTGGCGAACCGGACGGCACTGGTCGCCTGGGCGTACCACTGTGGTGTCCTGGTGCCCGGAAGCTGGCCGCCGCGGCTCGCCCCTGAGGCCCGCGAACACATCCGGCCCCGAGGCCGGGCCGCGTCGTCCTGA